The following nucleotide sequence is from uncultured Draconibacterium sp..
TTTTTTCGATCCGAATTATCAGGGATCCTGCGATCCAGAGATTGTATGGAACAAATACGGACAGCAGTGGAGCATTTATTATACAGCCCGCCGTCCGATGCTGGAAAATCCTGGCTGCAAACACTTATTGGGATGGCTGTTTCAAAAGGTATGATTAACTGGAAATTTCAGGGTACAATACTTAAAGAAGGAGGGACACGCGAACTTGATAATTCGATGGCACGGCATTGTAGCGTTTCGGTAAAAGACGGGCGTGCTTTTATATTTTATCATTTGGAACCCTGGCGTCGCTACGATCTGGAAAAGAAAAAAGGTGATGAACGCGTTAGAATCTTTGACCAGCCACTTAAAAACAGGGAAAGTGTTCCGTAAATAGCAGAGCTGGAAATTAGAAACAATAAATTATCTTGCAATAGAAATAGAACGTTCGAACTAACCAATAAAAACTATAATTGATGAGCAAATTAAACCTTTACCTTTTTCTTCTACTTCTACTTGGTGTTTTCAGCTCCTGTTCAGCAGGTAAAACTAACAAGGAGACAAACTCCGATAAGCCAAACATTGTTATCATTTACCTCGATGACTTAGGTTATGGCGATGTTGGTGCATACGGAGCCACTGAAATTCAAACACCAAATATCGATCGATTGGCAAATGAAGGTGTACTTTTTACAGACGGGCACGCGTCTTCGGCAACCTGCACTCCAAGCCGTTATGCCTTGCTTACCGGCGTTTATCCATGGCGAAATAAGGATGCAAAGATTTTACCCGGAACGGCACCACTGATTATTGATACCGCACAGGTTACTATCCCCAAAATGCTGAAAAAACAAGGTTATTATACCGGTGTTGTCGGCAAGTGGCATCTTGGTTTGGGAGCCGGTCATGTAAATTGGAACGAACACGTATCGCCGGGACCTAACGAAATTGGTTTTGACTATTCCTACATTATGGCTGCGACGCAGGATCGTGTGCCAACTGTGTATCTGGAAGATGGTCTGGTTGACGGACTTGATCCGAATGATCCGATCGAGATCGATTATCAAAAAAACTTTGAAGGTGAACCAACCGGAAAAGACAATCCTGAATTGCTGACCATGAAATGGCATCACGGACACAACAATTCAATCGTTAACGGTATTCCGCGTATTGGCTTTATGAAAGGCGACGAGAAAGCAAAATGGAGCGATGTGGATATGGCCGATCACTTTCTTGCAAAAGCGCAGGACTATGTGAAGCAGCACAAAAACAAGCCTTTCTTTTTGTATTATGCCTTGCAACAACCTCATGTTCCGCGTACACCAAATCCGCGATTCGTAGGAAAAACGGATTTAGGGCCACGTGGCGATGTAATTGTAGAAGCTGACTGGTGTATTGGCGAGTTCCTGAAAACCCTGGATGAAGAGGGTATCTTGAAAAATACACTGATTATTTTATCAAGCGACAATGGTCCGGTACTTAATGATGGCTATTACGATGATGCTGTTGAACGAATTGGCAACCACGATCAAAATGGAGGACTACGAGGTGGAAAATACAGTTTGTTTGAAGCCGGTACCCGCGTACCGTTTATTACTTATTGGAAAGGACAGATAGGGCCTGAAAAATCGGATGCGTTAATCAGCCAGATTGATATTCTTGCATCAGTTGCTAAGTTAACAGGTGCAGAAGTGAATACTTCTGATAGTAAAGAGCTGTTGAATGTGTTACTGGGGAAATCTGATAAAGGACGTGAACAACTAGTTCTGGAGGCATCAACGCGTACAGCCTTGCGTAAAAACAACTGGTTAATGATTCCGCCATACAAAGGACCGGCAGTTGCAGCGCAGGTAAATATCGAATTGGGAAATTCTCCGGAGTTCCAACTTTACGATCTGAATGATGATATTGGTCAGCAGAAGAATGTGGCTAAAAATAATCCTGACAAGTTGAATGAAATGATTGGCGATTACAAAGAAATTGTTGGAGACATGAATTCAGAAGTGGAGGCATTGGAATTAAAATAGGAGAGGGTATAAATCTCTGCAATTTTGTTTCGAATTCAAATGGTAAAAAAGCAACAATCTTATTACAGGTTGTTGCTTTTTTAGTGTCCGGAAATGAGTTTAGTGATAGTTTTACGATTTGTTTGATGACTCCCGTTCAATAAGTTGTGTTTTTACAATCCGCGTTTCTGTCTGAGATCCAGTTAACCTTTTGAAAAAAAGCTGAGCGATCTGTTGTCCCATCTTAAAAGTGGGATGGGTTACTGAAGTTAAAGCCGGACTTACCACAACCGAGTGGAACTCATCGGTAAAACCAACAACTCCAATATCGTCCGGTATTTTTAATCCTGCTTCTTTTATTGCTTTCATTAAGCCAAATGCAACGGTGTCGTTAATGCCATAAACGGCATCGGGAGGATCGGGCAATTGAAGAAGCCTGTTCATTGCTGTTTTTGCCGATTCAAAAGTCAGATCACAGTTTTCTACCAGGTTTTCATCCGGTGTTAAACCACAGGCCTTTATTCCCGCCCGGTAGCCATTCATTCTTTCTTTTGAAATACTCAGGTTCTCCGGGCCCGAAACATAGGCTATTCTCCGGTAACCTTTTGAATAAAAATGTTCGACAATCTTTTGCGATGCATTAGCATTATCAGCTATTACTGCCGAAATTTTATCGCTGAGGCAAACCCGGTCAAACATTACCAGCGGAATATCCCGGCTAACCAGCATTTCAAAATGATCGGTGGTATTGGTTTCCCTGCTCATGCAAACAATCAATCCTTCAACTCTGGCTTTCAGCAGGTTTTCTATCGATTCCTTTTCTTTAATAATACTCTCGTTCGAACTAGCAATAACAGCAAAGTACCCATTCTCTTTTGCAACACTTTCAATTCCTGAAATGATGGAAGCATAAAAATGAGTAACCAAATCAGGAACCACTATACCGATCATCCTTGTTTCCTGTTTTAATAAACCCATTGCCAGCGGATTAGGGGTGTAGTTTCTTTCTGTCGCCAGTTTCTTGACTTTTTCTTTCATCGCCTGGCTTATGTCAGGATGATCTTTTAAGGCTCTTGAAACTGTTGAAATTGAAATATTCAGTTCCCGTGCAAGATCTTTTAACGATATATGTCGGTTTCCCATTATTGCTGAGTTAAATGATAAAACGCTCTCTTTTTGTCAAAATTAAAAACTTCGTAGCTATGTTCTAGAACATTTTATCATTAATGCAAAGCTTTGCGGAAAGCTTTGCATTAAAATGCAGGTATCTTGTGTTTTTACTATACGATAAATTATTCGAAATTTACACTAAATCAAACGACTTATGAAGTATAAAAGATATTGCAAAACAATGATGCTTAAGGATGATCCACAGCTAATTGAAGAATACAAAAAGGTGCACGCCAAAGGAAATACCTGGCCCGAGATTTCGCAGGGTATGAAAGAGGTGGGAATTATAGATATGGAGATATACCTGCTCAACAACCGCTTATTTATGATTATGGATACTACTTCTGATTTCGACCACAACAAGGCTATGACTGAGTTGGCCGGAAAACCCCGGCAGGCCGAGTGGGAAGCTTTTGTGTCGCGTTTTCAGGTGAGTAGTGAGAAAGCTACGGCTAATGATAAGTGGCAGTTAATGGAGCGAATTTATGAACTGGACCAAAAGGCGGAATATAGTGCCATTGACGGGCAGCTTAAAGAAATTGAGTAAATGAGTACAACGCGATTATTAGGAAAAACGGGAATAACATGCCCTCAAATTATTTACGGAACCAGTTATCTGGGAAATCTTTACCGTGAACTGTCGGAAGCTGAAAAGCTAAACCTTATGCAGGAATGGTTTAACGTGGCCGATGGGAAAGTAATGATCGACAGTGCCGGAAAATATGGTGCCGGACTTGCATTGGAAGTTATCGGACAAGGGCTGGATAAACTCGGTGTTGATCCCTCGCAAATTACAATAAGCAATAAATTGGGTTGGTACCGTGTACCGCTAACAAGTGCTGAGCCAACATTCGAGCCGGGAGCCTGGGCAAACCTGGAATATGATGCCGTTCAGAAGATCAGTTACGAAGGAATTCTGGAATGCTGGCAACAGGGATGTGAATTGTTAGGCGGAAAATTCAAGCCCGAGATTGTTTCTGTTCACGATCCTGATGAATATTTATTGGCTGCAAGCGACGATATTGACCTGCAAAAACGAAAGGACGATATTTTAGGGGCTTATAAAGCTTTATTCGAACTAAAACAAAAAGGTGAAGTAAAAGCGGTTGGCATTGGCTCAAAAGATTGGCTGGTGATAAAAGAATTGTACGAAGAGGTGAAATTCGACTGGGTAATGTTTGCCAACAAATTTACCATTTATCATCATCCAAAATCAATAGTTGATTTTATGGTTCAGCTTGAAAAGGATGGGGTGGGTATTATAAACTCGGCAATATTTAACGCAGGCTTTTTAACCGGTGGCGAATATTTTGATTACCGGGTTGTCGATCCCAAGGATCCTGCCGACCACCAGTTGTTTGTCTGGCGCGAAAAGTTTTTTGCTGTTTGCCGGAAACACCATGTTGCTCCCGGTGATGCCTGTTTAAAGTTTGCACTCTCTGCACCTCAGATAGCTGCTGTTGCGTTAAACCCGAGTAAACCGCACCGCATGGCACACAACAAAACGCTTCTGAATCAGGAGTTTCCCGAATCATTTTGGGCTGAGCTAAAAAGTGAACAAATTATAGACGCTGAATATCCTTATTTATAAAACGAAGCTTATGATTATTGATACACATCATCATTTATGGAACTACAATCCCGTTGAATTTGATTGGATTGATGATGAAATGGCGACCATCAGAAAGTCTTTTTTGCCTGCTGATTTGCAAGCGACTCTGGCTGACACCGGAGTTGAAGGCGTTGTAACCGTACAGGCACGTCAATCGCTGGAAGAAACCAACTGGCTTTTAAAGCTGGCTTCCGAAAACGACTTTATGAAAGGGGTTGTGGGCTGGCTGCCATTGGCTGATGAAAATATTCAACAAATTTTAGAAGGGTATAAAAGTAACACGTGGTTAAAAGGAGTTCGGCACGTTGTTCAGGGAGAGCCTGATCCTGAATTCATTTTAGGGAAGGATTTTAATAAGGGAATTTCATTATTAAAAAACTACAACCTGGTTTACGATATTCTGATTTTTGAACATCAACTACCCAATACAATACATTTTGTTGATCAGCATCCTGAGCAGCAGTTTGTGGTAGATCATATTGCCAAACCAAAAATCAAAATAAATGAATTGGAACCATGGGCGGAGAATATAAAAGAGCTGGCTAAGCGCGAAAATGTTTCGTGTAAAATAAGCGGGATGGTTACCGAGGCAGACTACAAATTATGGACAGAAGAACAACTCAATCCTTATTTTGACACTGTTCTTGAGGCTTTTGGGCCATCGCGACTGTTATTTGGTTCCGACTGGCCGGTATGTCTGGTGGCTACAAACTATTCTAACTGGCTGGATTTGGTTAAAAAAGTGATTTCGAAGTTTACAAACGAAGAACAGGATTTGATCCTGTATAAAAATGCACAAAGGATTTACAATATTTAATTTTAGCACAAACAGATGAAAGCAATAGAAATAACAACTCCAGGTGATGTAAAGATTGTAGAAAGGGAAATGCCGCAAATTGGAAGAGGAGATGTTCTTCTTAAAGTAAAATATGTTGGGTTTTGCGGCTCCGATTTAAGTACATATCTCGGTAAAAATCCGATGGTACAGTATCCGCGTATTCCGGGGCACGAAATATCGGCAGTTATCGAAAAAACGGGAGACGAGGTGCCTGAAGGATTTTGGGAAGGACAAAGTGTTACGGTTGTTCCTTACACTAATTGCGGACAATGTACCTCGTGTAAACAAAAACGTTTTAATGCCTGCCGTTATAACGAAACACTGGGCGTTCAGCGTGATGGTGCAATGGCCGAATATATTGTAGTTCCGTGGCAAAAAGTATTAAAAGATGAGGCTTTGTCGGATGTACAGTTGTCTTTGGTAGAGCCGCTAACCGTTGGTTTTCATGCCGTTGATAACGGAAAAGTGACGGACATAGATACTGTGGTGGTATTTGGTTGTGGAATGATTGGAAGTGGTGCTATTGTTCGTGCCAAATTGCGGGGAGCAACTGTAATTGCTGTTGATATTGACGATGTGAAACTTAAAATAGCCCAGCAACTGGGAGCAGATTTTATCATTAATTCGAAAGATATGGATTTACACCAAGAGCTTCAGGAAACTACAAATGGTGATGGTCCAAACGTGGTTATTGAAGCAGCTGGAAACCCGGTTACATATAGGGCAGCAATTGAAGAAGTAGCTTTTGCAGGCCGGGTAGTTTGTATTGGTTATGCCGGCACGGAGGTAGCGTTTTCAACCAAACTTTGGGTGCAGAAAGAACTGGAAATAATGGGATCGCGTAATGCAAATCCATCCGATTTTGAAGCCGTAATAAAGTACCTGAAAAGCAGTCAGATTGATGAAAACATTTTGATTTCGAAAACAGTAAGCCCGGAAGAAGCACCCGTCGCAATGAAAGAATGGGCTGAAGCACCTGGAAAAATAATGAAGATTCTGGTTCAGTTCTAGCGGAATACTGTAGTTCAAAAAGAACTTATCTAAAATACAAGCAAAAAAAACGAAACGGTTAGAACAAAAGGCTTGGTAGATGGAATAAGCCACAAAGAAGTGCAAAGTAGAAGATGTTGAGGTTCAAAATTTCTCATTTATCCTGCTGTTTATCTGTTTTGGTGTCAATCCAATATAATCTGTCTATTCAAATCTAAACTCTCAGAATAAAGGTCACCAATACTGGCAACCTTCTACCATTTTTCAGTGGATTTTAATTTTGCATATATCTCATGGGAAAATCCATCTCTGATAATGGGTGTAATGATTCAAAATTAAGCCCTTGTTTTACAGTTTATGATAATAAAAAAATCGAACATTTTGTTATTTACTTATTTTGTTTTGCTTTTTTACAGGTGTTTTTGCTTTTCTATAACTGGAAAAATTACATAAGAGCTAGTAGGTCAGTTGTTTAAGTTCGTGGTGGTTGTGTTTAGTTTATAAGTGGTTCAAAATTGAAAAATAGACCAATATATTCTATTAAATGCGGGCTATAAAAAGTAATTTCAAATAAAACCTATAAATATCCATTTGTCTTAAAATGTCTATATGGTACAATAAACTGCCATTAGGTATTAAATAGAAATAATAAAAGTGCAAAAAGATTAAAAGAGACACATTTTATGCGAGAAAAAAGAAAATATGACAAAAGCAAATTGAAACATCAGAATACATATATGTTATTCAGCATGTTCATGCTGAATTACAACACCCTACCTTGCTATTGAATTTCAAAATATTAAAAATTTTAAGTCATGAAAAAAATTACTTTAGCACTGATTCTATTAGTATTCGTTATGGGAGCAGCATTTGCCCAAGAAGGTGGTAAAATTCCGTTAATCGGTTCGAAAGCTCCATCTTTTAAAGCTAAATCAACAGAAGGGAAGATTGTATTCCCTGACGACTATGGTTCGAGTTGGAAGGTCCTTTTTAGTCACCCGCGTGATTTTACTCCTGTATGTACATCTGAATTATTGGAGATGGCCTACAGGCAAAGCGAATTTGACCGTTTGGGAGTTAAGGTTGCTGTAATTTCCACCGACGTTTTAAGTCAGCATGTTATGTGGAAAGCTCATATGGAAGAACTAGACTACAAAAACAGGGGGCAGTTACAAATCAATTTTCCAATAATTGACGATTCAGATGCATCGGTGTCAAAAGAATATGGCATGCTGCATGCTCCTACAAGTACAACAGAAGATGTAAGAGGAGTATTTATTATTGATGATAACAACGTTGTGTGTTCAGTTAACTTTTATCCAATGAAGGTTGGACGAAATATGGATGAAATTATTCGTGTTATTCAGGCACTTCAAACTACTGCTGCAGCTGATGTGTTAACACCTGCAGGCTGGAATGATGGAGATGATGTTTTGGTACCTTATTTTCCATACACAAATGCAGAGTTGGAGGCCAATCCCGATTTGAAAAAAGATTTTTATAATGTTGGAGATAGGTTGTGGTTTAAAAAAATTGGAGAATGATTGTGTCAAAATAAAGAATATTTGTAATACCAGGGTATTGCGGTATTTTGAATTCATAAAGGGTAGCAGTTTTGTTACCCTTTTTGCTTTGTATAACATCAATGACATCGAATTTATCAAATATTGAGTAACCAAATTAAGAATAAGAGTTACACCATTCACACATTAGACAGAACGGGTGCTTAATTGTTTCCATTCAACTTTAAGCTGATAAACGTAATTTGCCACAGAATGATGCCTTTAGCATAATCGGTGTCAGAATCTAAAATGGTTGTAGAAGGTTTCTCCTACCGGTTTAGGTGGAGTGCCCACGCGTTACAGTGGAGTTGGTTTAAGTAATTCCGACTGTAACACTGCAAACCACCCGATGTAAACATTTTGCATTTATAAGAATATCCGTATATTGAATGAATCAAAAAATCCTTATATCTCACGTCGGGAATGAGATTAAGTATTAAAGCGTCATATTAATCATACTTATTATTACAGGCTCCAGTGAGTTGTATGGTCGGGCAATTATATTCCGTCATTTTAATAGTCATAAATGAAACAATCAAAGTCAGACATTAAAGCGCTCAAAAAAGAACTTGCGACGAAAAACCGTGAGTTGAAAATTGAGAAAGCTTTTGAGAAGGTTCGAGAACAAGCTATGTCGATGCGTCATTCGTCTGATTTGCAGAAGATTGTCAATACAGTTGCTCAGGAATTGAATAATATGAACCTGGATATAACCGGGGTATTCATGTTAATCAACAATGACGAAATTGATAAGCAATTCACATTTTGGGGATCTACAGGTGTGGCAGAAATTTATATGAAAAAAGCGGCTATCCCTTTTCTGGATCGCCCCATTTACAGAGTATTAGCAGAGGCGACAACCAAAGGAGAACATTTTTTTGTGGAGGAGTATACACGGGAGGAAAAAAATGAATTCTTTGAGCATCTATTTAAATTTCCACCATATAATTCATCTACTCCTGAGTGGAAGGAACAGGTTTTTTCCCGTGAGGGCGGCTATACAAGGTCTGTTTCTGTTTCTCATTATACCTCCATATTTGTAGTTAATCATTTTGGAAGAAGATTATCGGATGACGATAACAAGATTTTAAAGCGTTTTGGAAAAGTATTTGAGCAAAGCTACACCCGGTTTCTCGACATCCAAAAAGCCGAAGCGCTGGCGCGTGAAGCGATTAAACAAGCATCTGCAGACAGGGTTCGTGGTGAAATTGCCAGTATGCGTACCTCTGAAGACCTCAATCGGATTACACCGATTATCTGGCGGGAGCTGGAAACACTGGAGGTTCCTTTTATTCGCTGCGGTGTTTTTATTATTGATAATCAGAACGAAAAAATTCAGGCTTATTTAACTACCCCAGATGGCAAGTCGCTGGCAGCATTAAATCTATCTTTTGATGCTAACGATCTTACAAATAATGCAATTAAGTACTGGAAAAAGAACCAGATTTACAAAGAACGCTGGAATAGGGAAAAATTTATCAACTGGACAAAATCCATGATTAGAATCGGACAGGTTCAAAATGTGGAAACTTACCAGGGTTCATCTGTCCCGCCGGAATCTCTTCACCTGCACTTTGTTCCTTTCGCCCAGGGCATACTTTATGTTGGAAATATTTCTACCCTTACCGATGAAAAACTGGAACTGGTTAAAACATTGGCTGAAGCATTCTCAATAGCTTATGCCCGGTATGAAGACTTTAAAAATGTTGAAGAAGCCAAAAACAAGATTGAAATAACTTTAAATGAATTGAAAATAGCACAGGCACAACTTCAGGAACTGGACGAGTTGAAGTCCCGTTTTTTTGCAAATATTTCACACGAATTCAGAACTCCGCTCACCCTTATCATGGGCGAGGTTGAAAATGTAATCGCATCGAATATTCATTCAGCCGACAAAAAAAGGCTTGAAATTGCAAACAGAAATGCCAACAAGCTATTGGTTTTAATAAATCAATTGCTTGAACTTTCAAAAATTGATGCAGGTAGCCTGATGCTAAATAATGAAAATGGAAATCTGGTTACATTCTTAAAAAACATTTTCTTTTCATTTGAGTCTCTCTCTTCATCAAAAAAAGTATTGCTTCGTTTTCATTCAGAAGCTGAAAATATTAGACTTGCATTCGATCATGAAAAAATGGAAACCATTTTTTACAACCTATTGTCAAATGCATTCAAGTTTACCGAAGGACCCGGCGAAATATCACTTTCGGTAAAAGTAATTGAGTCAGCAAAAATCGAGATCATAATAAAAGACTCCGGAATTGGCATTCCATCTGAGCAAATTCCACACATTTTTAACCGGTTTTTCCAGGCCGACAGTTCATCCATCCGAAAACATGAAGGAGCAGGGATCGGTCTGGCACTTGTAAAAGAACTGGTGGAATTGCATAACGGAAAAATAGCTGTTTCGAGCAAGGAAAATAAAGGAACCGAATTCAGGATTCTACTTCCGATATCGTTTGAACAATCAATGAGTGCTCCAGGCAAAAATATAACGCTTAAAACGCCAGAAAAAAAACTTTCTTTTAACCCCGAACTTCAACCTGCAGTTCAAACTGAACTTGCGGACAACACAGATGGTGAAAACCATAAAAAAATTGTTCTTGTTGTGGAAGATAACTCTGAAGTGCGGCAATATATTAAAGAACAGTTGGTAGATAACTATTGCATAAAAGAAGCTCAAAATGGGGAGGAAGGACTTTTAGCAGCAGAAGATCAACTGCCTGATTTAATTGTAACTGACGTAATGATGCCCAAAATGGACGGATACGAGTTTTGCCTGAAATTAAGAAGCAACGAAAAAACCAGTCATATTCCGATTGTTATGCTTACTGCAAAAGCAGGCTTCGATGATAAAATCAACGGTTTGGAAACGGGTGTTGACGCTTTCGTGACAAAACCATTCAGTGCAAAAGAGTTAAAAATCCGGATAAAAAATCTGATCACCCAGAGAGAACAACTAAGAAAACGGTTCGGTAATGCAACTATTATCAGGCCAACTGAGGTATCTGCAATTTCTGCCGACCAGCTATTTTTAAAAAAGACCCTTAAACTAATTGAATCAAATTTCCACGACGAAAACTTTTCGGTTGAATTGCTGGCCGGTAAAATAAACATGAGTGTTTCGCAGCTAAACAGAAAATTAAATGCGTTAATCGATCAACCCGCCGGACAGCTAATCCGGTCGTTACGATTGCAACGGGCTGCAGATTTGCTCAATCAAAATTCTGCCAGTGTTTCTGAAATCTGTTATAATCTTGGATTTAGCGACCTGTCCTATTTTTCGCGGGCTTTTAAAAAACAATTTGGCCGCACACCCACAGAATACCGGGAAGAATAACCACCTGTTTTTTCCCTCCTAACAACCTTTGTCTCCACGATGATTGAAAAGTCCCATTGCTTGCGCGAAAAGTACAAATAAATCGAAAACGCATTGCCTAGATTCGCATTACATCATTTTGAAACAATAAATAAGTAATGAAAAAGGCGGGTGTTATTGGCGGTTCAGATTTAATTGGAAGTTATATTTCATTAATGTTTCTTGCCGAAGATTATAAAGTTAAGGTGCAAATCTCAAACAAAAGGCAAATAAAGAAAGATCCTTTATTCAAAAATATCAGCATAAATCAAAATATCGAGTTTCATGAAACTGATTTAACCAATGCTGAGCAGGTTCAAAATTTTATTAAAGATTGTGAACTGGTAATTCATTGCGGGGATCCCATTTGTTTGAATGTTAAATCTGCTGAAACAAAGGTTTATGCACCAGTTATAAGAAATTCCGGAATTCTGTTCAAAGCAATTCAAAAAAGCAATTCGATAAGAAAAGTTATTTTCATCACCTGTGCTACGGCGTTTAATCCTAGTTATATATCACCTAAAACTGAGAGAAACGACCGCACTTTAAATGCACAAAACAATCAGGTTGACAAAGCGAAATTCCATGCCTCAAAAGCCATTTATAAAGTGCTTAACAGTCTGCCGGATGATTTATGCAAAGTTATTTTTATTTCACCTGTTGAAGTCAGGAACAATCAGCTTTCAAGCAGCACCGACTCAACAACAACCGGCCTTCAGTTTCTTTTCAGAAAAAAAATAACACCCGATCCTTTTTTTCAAAAACTTTTGGAGAAACAGGAGGTTATTGAAAGGTCTACCAGCATTGAGGAACTTCCTGAAAAGGTATTCCAGGCGGTTGCAACTGACGAAATGACTCAGTCGCTGAAAATCAAAAATGGACAGATGATA
It contains:
- a CDS encoding arylsulfatase; amino-acid sequence: MSKLNLYLFLLLLLGVFSSCSAGKTNKETNSDKPNIVIIYLDDLGYGDVGAYGATEIQTPNIDRLANEGVLFTDGHASSATCTPSRYALLTGVYPWRNKDAKILPGTAPLIIDTAQVTIPKMLKKQGYYTGVVGKWHLGLGAGHVNWNEHVSPGPNEIGFDYSYIMAATQDRVPTVYLEDGLVDGLDPNDPIEIDYQKNFEGEPTGKDNPELLTMKWHHGHNNSIVNGIPRIGFMKGDEKAKWSDVDMADHFLAKAQDYVKQHKNKPFFLYYALQQPHVPRTPNPRFVGKTDLGPRGDVIVEADWCIGEFLKTLDEEGILKNTLIILSSDNGPVLNDGYYDDAVERIGNHDQNGGLRGGKYSLFEAGTRVPFITYWKGQIGPEKSDALISQIDILASVAKLTGAEVNTSDSKELLNVLLGKSDKGREQLVLEASTRTALRKNNWLMIPPYKGPAVAAQVNIELGNSPEFQLYDLNDDIGQQKNVAKNNPDKLNEMIGDYKEIVGDMNSEVEALELK
- a CDS encoding LacI family DNA-binding transcriptional regulator, whose protein sequence is MGNRHISLKDLARELNISISTVSRALKDHPDISQAMKEKVKKLATERNYTPNPLAMGLLKQETRMIGIVVPDLVTHFYASIISGIESVAKENGYFAVIASSNESIIKEKESIENLLKARVEGLIVCMSRETNTTDHFEMLVSRDIPLVMFDRVCLSDKISAVIADNANASQKIVEHFYSKGYRRIAYVSGPENLSISKERMNGYRAGIKACGLTPDENLVENCDLTFESAKTAMNRLLQLPDPPDAVYGINDTVAFGLMKAIKEAGLKIPDDIGVVGFTDEFHSVVVSPALTSVTHPTFKMGQQIAQLFFKRLTGSQTETRIVKTQLIERESSNKS
- a CDS encoding L-rhamnose mutarotase; translation: MKYKRYCKTMMLKDDPQLIEEYKKVHAKGNTWPEISQGMKEVGIIDMEIYLLNNRLFMIMDTTSDFDHNKAMTELAGKPRQAEWEAFVSRFQVSSEKATANDKWQLMERIYELDQKAEYSAIDGQLKEIE
- a CDS encoding aldo/keto reductase, encoding MSTTRLLGKTGITCPQIIYGTSYLGNLYRELSEAEKLNLMQEWFNVADGKVMIDSAGKYGAGLALEVIGQGLDKLGVDPSQITISNKLGWYRVPLTSAEPTFEPGAWANLEYDAVQKISYEGILECWQQGCELLGGKFKPEIVSVHDPDEYLLAASDDIDLQKRKDDILGAYKALFELKQKGEVKAVGIGSKDWLVIKELYEEVKFDWVMFANKFTIYHHPKSIVDFMVQLEKDGVGIINSAIFNAGFLTGGEYFDYRVVDPKDPADHQLFVWREKFFAVCRKHHVAPGDACLKFALSAPQIAAVALNPSKPHRMAHNKTLLNQEFPESFWAELKSEQIIDAEYPYL
- a CDS encoding amidohydrolase family protein gives rise to the protein MIIDTHHHLWNYNPVEFDWIDDEMATIRKSFLPADLQATLADTGVEGVVTVQARQSLEETNWLLKLASENDFMKGVVGWLPLADENIQQILEGYKSNTWLKGVRHVVQGEPDPEFILGKDFNKGISLLKNYNLVYDILIFEHQLPNTIHFVDQHPEQQFVVDHIAKPKIKINELEPWAENIKELAKRENVSCKISGMVTEADYKLWTEEQLNPYFDTVLEAFGPSRLLFGSDWPVCLVATNYSNWLDLVKKVISKFTNEEQDLILYKNAQRIYNI
- a CDS encoding zinc-binding alcohol dehydrogenase family protein, which gives rise to MKAIEITTPGDVKIVEREMPQIGRGDVLLKVKYVGFCGSDLSTYLGKNPMVQYPRIPGHEISAVIEKTGDEVPEGFWEGQSVTVVPYTNCGQCTSCKQKRFNACRYNETLGVQRDGAMAEYIVVPWQKVLKDEALSDVQLSLVEPLTVGFHAVDNGKVTDIDTVVVFGCGMIGSGAIVRAKLRGATVIAVDIDDVKLKIAQQLGADFIINSKDMDLHQELQETTNGDGPNVVIEAAGNPVTYRAAIEEVAFAGRVVCIGYAGTEVAFSTKLWVQKELEIMGSRNANPSDFEAVIKYLKSSQIDENILISKTVSPEEAPVAMKEWAEAPGKIMKILVQF
- a CDS encoding redoxin domain-containing protein; translation: MKKITLALILLVFVMGAAFAQEGGKIPLIGSKAPSFKAKSTEGKIVFPDDYGSSWKVLFSHPRDFTPVCTSELLEMAYRQSEFDRLGVKVAVISTDVLSQHVMWKAHMEELDYKNRGQLQINFPIIDDSDASVSKEYGMLHAPTSTTEDVRGVFIIDDNNVVCSVNFYPMKVGRNMDEIIRVIQALQTTAAADVLTPAGWNDGDDVLVPYFPYTNAELEANPDLKKDFYNVGDRLWFKKIGE
- a CDS encoding ATP-binding protein; amino-acid sequence: MKQSKSDIKALKKELATKNRELKIEKAFEKVREQAMSMRHSSDLQKIVNTVAQELNNMNLDITGVFMLINNDEIDKQFTFWGSTGVAEIYMKKAAIPFLDRPIYRVLAEATTKGEHFFVEEYTREEKNEFFEHLFKFPPYNSSTPEWKEQVFSREGGYTRSVSVSHYTSIFVVNHFGRRLSDDDNKILKRFGKVFEQSYTRFLDIQKAEALAREAIKQASADRVRGEIASMRTSEDLNRITPIIWRELETLEVPFIRCGVFIIDNQNEKIQAYLTTPDGKSLAALNLSFDANDLTNNAIKYWKKNQIYKERWNREKFINWTKSMIRIGQVQNVETYQGSSVPPESLHLHFVPFAQGILYVGNISTLTDEKLELVKTLAEAFSIAYARYEDFKNVEEAKNKIEITLNELKIAQAQLQELDELKSRFFANISHEFRTPLTLIMGEVENVIASNIHSADKKRLEIANRNANKLLVLINQLLELSKIDAGSLMLNNENGNLVTFLKNIFFSFESLSSSKKVLLRFHSEAENIRLAFDHEKMETIFYNLLSNAFKFTEGPGEISLSVKVIESAKIEIIIKDSGIGIPSEQIPHIFNRFFQADSSSIRKHEGAGIGLALVKELVELHNGKIAVSSKENKGTEFRILLPISFEQSMSAPGKNITLKTPEKKLSFNPELQPAVQTELADNTDGENHKKIVLVVEDNSEVRQYIKEQLVDNYCIKEAQNGEEGLLAAEDQLPDLIVTDVMMPKMDGYEFCLKLRSNEKTSHIPIVMLTAKAGFDDKINGLETGVDAFVTKPFSAKELKIRIKNLITQREQLRKRFGNATIIRPTEVSAISADQLFLKKTLKLIESNFHDENFSVELLAGKINMSVSQLNRKLNALIDQPAGQLIRSLRLQRAADLLNQNSASVSEICYNLGFSDLSYFSRAFKKQFGRTPTEYREE